The DNA sequence GATTGGCTGGCCGCATCTCATGCGGGTGACGAGCAGGTAATGGTCAGCGGTGAAACATTGCTGCTGCCAGAACTGCCAATGGCAGATGGCCCGACCCAGGTGCGTTGGTATCAGGTCACCAAGCTGCCATTGCACTTGGCCGGTCACCCCTATGCGGTGCTGACGGTTGCCACCGACATCACCGCCCGCAAAACCTACGAGCACCACATCCTGCGCATGAACGAGGAATTGGAGCAACGGGTGAGCCAGCGAACAGAGGAACTGGAAGTCGTGAATCGGGAGCTGGAAAGCTTTGCCTATTCTGTGTCACATGATCTGCGTTCGCCGTTACGCGCCATCATCGGCTTCAGCCAGGTACTGGTGGATGAGGCCGCAGACCGCTTGAATGACGATGAACGGCAGCTGCTGAAGCGCCTACAGGTCAATGGCTTCCGGATGAATCAGCTGATTGATGACCTGCTGGCCCTGGCCCGCGCCACTCAGATGCCGTTACACCGGCAAACGGTGGACGTCACCACGTTGGCTCGTGAAGTCACGCATACCTTACTGGCAGATCACCCCCACCTTGCCACCGCAACCGTCGATATCAGTGAAGACATGACCGCCCCAGCCGATGCTCGCATGCTGCAAGTGGTGCTGGAGAACCTGGTCAGCAATGCACTAAAGTTCACCCGCCAGTGCCTACACCCACATCTCACCATTGGCACTCAGGTGATAGATGATGAGCCAGTGTTTTTTGTTGCTGACAATGGGGCAGGATTCGACATGCAGTGGGCACAACGCCTGTTCACACCGTTTCAACGACTTCATGCCGATAATGAATTCGAAGGCACTGGTATCGGTCTGGCAACCGTCAAGCGGGTCATCACCCGTCATGGCGGGCGTATTTGGGCAGACGCCGCTGTAGGAAAAGGAGCAACCTTTTATTTCACCTTACCGGCCGCAGAAAACGGCAACGTTTGACTGGCAGACAATTCGATACCGGTTAGGCGACAACAATAAGATCAGCGTCCAAACTGGGCCTGAAATCGCCGCTCACCGATTGCCAGCTCAGGCAGCTTGACATCACCAAGCGTGCGTTCTATCGCCATCAGCCGATCCGCCGGGGCCGGATGGGTTTTGAACATGAGTGACAAGGCACGATCGCCTGGTTTACGTTGTTCGATCTTTTGCAATACAGCCATCAACGCGAACGGGTCATAACCGGCCCGTGCAGCCAGAATGACGCCCATCCGGTCTGCTTCGAACTCGTCCCCCCGATCCAGCCCACGGGTATACAACTCCTGAGTGGTGGCAAGAAAACGCTTGGCCATTTCCCCCTTCATTGCATCACCGCTGCGATGGCGATAACGCTCGGCAGCAAAACCAACCAGCTCACTGAAAGCCTGTTGCGACGAGCCACTACGCATGGCCTTCAAATGATGCTGACGCAGCACATGGGCAATTTCATGCCCAAGCACCCCGGCCAGTTCAGCCTCGTTCTCCATCAGATTGATCAATCCTCGCGTCACGAAGATATAGCCCCCCGGCGCAGCATAGGCATTAATATTGGTATCATCCAGCACACCAAAATGCCAAGCCAGCTCGCGCCGTTCAGTCTGATTGGCTACCCAACGACCAACCCGGTTCACATAACGTTGCAAAGGTTGGTTGGGATCAAGCCGGGCAGCGCCCAACAATACGCTGGCCACACTATGACCCATCGCCACTTCTTCTGGCTCGGTATAGTCGCGGTTTGCTTCCACCACCTTGGAGCCGGCATTGACCAAGGCTTGAAGGTTGAAGCCATTGATGGTGGGCAGCTGCGCACCTTCACAGCCCCACAACAAGTACAACAGTGTGAAGGCCGTTGCGGTCGATTTTGCGGTGTTCATGGCCTGGCCTCCGTCATGGTACGTTGCGATAACCCAGCTCAATGGCTTGCAAGCCACCTTCCTGTGCAAACCGATTGGCCTCGGCCGGGCTGACGGTCAATGCCTCCATTCGCGCCACTTCAGGCAGATTGGGCTGAGCCCGGCGCAGTTTTTCCTCATCCAACCCCCGTACCCCGGTGGTGGGTGTAGCAGCGGTACGGCCGGTCAGCACTGTTGCCAAGTCTTGCCCGCCACGAGGACGCGCACCCGCATCGGACAGACGTACATCCAGCAGCTTCACCCAGCCCGTCCGCTGCTCAACCACGGCCTGATACCATCCCCCTTGTCGCTTCTGCAACATGACAGATTTGTCCCGTACCAGATTCATCACCGCGGCCGCTGATGGACTGGGTTCCTGACGTAAAACCGTATCACGCACGGTCACCGCCACATCGTCAGCACGTGACGGCGGTTGCCAAGCCAGCACCCCAAGCAAGATACAACCCACCAGCGTTCTCATGAGCGCCTCCTCGGCTCAAAAAGATGAATGTCAGCATGACGGCCCTTGACCACATGCCTTCCCATATCGTGAAAATCGAAAATGTCGGAACAGGCCCGACGGGTGTCGTCGGATACCAAGATGGGCGCCAACCCTTTGGTCAGGCCCTCGATGCGACTGGCCAGGTTCACCGTATCGCCGATCACAGTGTAATCATAGTGCATCTGTGAACCGATCATTCCGACAACTGCCGGGCCGGTATGAATACCTACCCCCATGTCGAACAGCTCCCCCTCCTCTCCCAGTTCGGCACGAAACTGCTGGAGTGCATCACGCATGTCCAGCGCAGCCCGGATTGCATGTTCAGCCTGCTGAGGATCGTTGCCAGGCGCTCCCCAGAACGCCATCACCGCATCGCCGATGAATTTGTCGAGTGTGCCACCGTGACGGAAGATGATGTCCACCTGCATTTCGAAGTAACGATTGAGCAACATCACTACCCGTTCCGCAGTGTGCCGCTCTGCCAAGGTGGTAAAACCGCGAATATCGGAGAACAACACGGTCAAGGTACAGGATTTGTTCAATGCGGCAGGTGCCAGCTCACCCGCATCCATCAGGCGACCGACAACCTTGGGGTCGAGGAAACGACTGAAAATCGACAGCATACGCCGTCGCGCCAGATACTCGCGTGCACCGGTCTGCATGGCCAGTGCAATATAACCCGCCCAGCCCGTTCCCAATACCGTGCCCGCCGGCAACAACCAGCGCTGCCCCAGCAGCCAATAACTGACCATCAGCAGCGCCAGGCTGATCGTCAACATGGCTGAACCCGTTACCAGCAGCGCGCGCGGGTAGTTACCGGCACTACCGGTGAACAGTAGCCATGCCATCAACAGCATGCTGCCGCTGCAGGCTGCTGGAAAAAACCAGTGCATTGGTCGCAGATCGTTACCGTTCTTCAGGTTATCGATCGCCGTGGTGAGAATGGCCACCGCAGGATGCTGGCTGGCAATTGGTGTCGGGCGGAAATCATATAGACCGGATGCACTGGAACCAATCACCACCAATCTACCTGCCAACAAAGTTTGCAACTTGTTGATCGCTATGGCGTCACCGGCTGCTTGCTTGTTGATCAAGGTATACAAATCGACATAGCTGATACGGCGAAACGGAATTACCTCTCGACCGCGCCAGTTCAATACAATGCGTGGTGACTTGGGAATGGGCTTGCCCAGCAAGGTGGCCACTTTGGCTGGCATCGACAGTAGGCGCCAGCCGTCAATATCGCGATGGACGTCATATTCCCGGCCAATCCCGTCGTTATCGGCCACAAAGTTGATGGTCCCCAGCCGCCAGTGTTGTGGCGGCACCGCAAATGGCAACAACAGATGAGCACGGGCATCCGGCTTGGCGTGCAGCGTGCGGATGAAGCCGACCGTACTCGGGAAAGCTTGGATAGGATAACCGGGATCGCCCGGTGTGGGATTCTGTTGCAAAATCGGCAACAGCACATTCTTGTTACGTGCCAACACCTCTGAAAAGTAACGGTCGCTGTCGCCCGCAGCATAAACATCCACTTCACTGAACAAGATATCGAACACAACCAGCCTTGGCTGATAGGCCACCATCGACTCCAACACTTCGGCATGTACCGCCCTTGGCCACGGCCAACGGCCTACCTGAGCCCCCATCCGCCCAAGCGAGAAATCGTCGATGTCGATCAGCAGAATCTCGGGATCAGGCTGTTGTTCGCCGGCGTATAACCAGAGCAACTGATCCATCAATGCGTGGTCCAACGGACGGAACACCAAGGCTCCCATTGCACCGACCACGCACAACAACGCAAAGGATGCCAGCCACTGACGCACCTTGCCGGGAATCAGGGTGGAAAGCGACACGCGGCCTCCAGAGCGATTATCAATACACGGAATCAAGGTTTGCACAAAGCCAATTCAGGCTAGTGCATTCCATCGACCTTTACCAGCCAGCCCCCAATCAAACCACACGACAATGACGTGCCATTTGCTTATGTATGCCTATACTGATATCAGTGTAATGAGGAATTACAGCCATGCTGGCCCGTTTTTTACATGTTCTGCTTTTATTGGTGGGCGTATTGACCATCAACGATGGGGCCACTGCCGAAGAGCCCAAGGTGTACACGGTGGGTGTGGAGGACTACGAAAACTTCTTGCCGTACTCGCAATTCAAGGATGGACGCTACAGTGGTTTGGGCAAGGACATTCTGGATGCCTTTGCACAAAGCGAAAACCTGATTTTCGACTATCAGGTCTACCCGCTGAAACGTCGTGATAACCTGTTCGTGATTGGCAAGCTGGACTTGATCTTTCCCGATAATCCGTCCTGGATACCTGACCTTAAACGAGGACGGAATGTGAGTTATGCACCCATGCTGCCCTTTACTGACGGTGTGCTGGTTCGTCGGGAAGATCTGGGCAAAGGGCCTGACAATTTACGGATACTTGGCACCCCACTAGGATTCACCCCTTATCCCTACATGCAGCAGATCCAATGGGGCCAAATCGCGATCGAGGAATCACCTGCCTACGATTCGCTGTATGAAAAATTGGCCATGGGCCGGGTAGA is a window from the Chitinivorax sp. B genome containing:
- a CDS encoding ATP-binding protein, whose translation is MHLLSTLTPPPPGFVFEQPTKRLLLGRPLGVFTDHPDTLAAAVPDYRRRMQGVIATLGPLYQHQRLSSLLWHLQIPEHNLSDLQYMVHTMLDMVANTIAGHDNIIELTRLTERAQYDLEMMRGDYQRVTTRLQQQVATLKSAQTALQASELRLKQIINMLPQWVYATAPGGLIMLVNSAFADALMRHEDQIIGQTEADLGLPADWLAASHAGDEQVMVSGETLLLPELPMADGPTQVRWYQVTKLPLHLAGHPYAVLTVATDITARKTYEHHILRMNEELEQRVSQRTEELEVVNRELESFAYSVSHDLRSPLRAIIGFSQVLVDEAADRLNDDERQLLKRLQVNGFRMNQLIDDLLALARATQMPLHRQTVDVTTLAREVTHTLLADHPHLATATVDISEDMTAPADARMLQVVLENLVSNALKFTRQCLHPHLTIGTQVIDDEPVFFVADNGAGFDMQWAQRLFTPFQRLHADNEFEGTGIGLATVKRVITRHGGRIWADAAVGKGATFYFTLPAAENGNV
- a CDS encoding M48 family metalloprotease, which encodes MNTAKSTATAFTLLYLLWGCEGAQLPTINGFNLQALVNAGSKVVEANRDYTEPEEVAMGHSVASVLLGAARLDPNQPLQRYVNRVGRWVANQTERRELAWHFGVLDDTNINAYAAPGGYIFVTRGLINLMENEAELAGVLGHEIAHVLRQHHLKAMRSGSSQQAFSELVGFAAERYRHRSGDAMKGEMAKRFLATTQELYTRGLDRGDEFEADRMGVILAARAGYDPFALMAVLQKIEQRKPGDRALSLMFKTHPAPADRLMAIERTLGDVKLPELAIGERRFQAQFGR
- a CDS encoding adenylate/guanylate cyclase domain-containing protein, which produces MSLSTLIPGKVRQWLASFALLCVVGAMGALVFRPLDHALMDQLLWLYAGEQQPDPEILLIDIDDFSLGRMGAQVGRWPWPRAVHAEVLESMVAYQPRLVVFDILFSEVDVYAAGDSDRYFSEVLARNKNVLLPILQQNPTPGDPGYPIQAFPSTVGFIRTLHAKPDARAHLLLPFAVPPQHWRLGTINFVADNDGIGREYDVHRDIDGWRLLSMPAKVATLLGKPIPKSPRIVLNWRGREVIPFRRISYVDLYTLINKQAAGDAIAINKLQTLLAGRLVVIGSSASGLYDFRPTPIASQHPAVAILTTAIDNLKNGNDLRPMHWFFPAACSGSMLLMAWLLFTGSAGNYPRALLVTGSAMLTISLALLMVSYWLLGQRWLLPAGTVLGTGWAGYIALAMQTGAREYLARRRMLSIFSRFLDPKVVGRLMDAGELAPAALNKSCTLTVLFSDIRGFTTLAERHTAERVVMLLNRYFEMQVDIIFRHGGTLDKFIGDAVMAFWGAPGNDPQQAEHAIRAALDMRDALQQFRAELGEEGELFDMGVGIHTGPAVVGMIGSQMHYDYTVIGDTVNLASRIEGLTKGLAPILVSDDTRRACSDIFDFHDMGRHVVKGRHADIHLFEPRRRS
- a CDS encoding transporter substrate-binding domain-containing protein; the encoded protein is MLARFLHVLLLLVGVLTINDGATAEEPKVYTVGVEDYENFLPYSQFKDGRYSGLGKDILDAFAQSENLIFDYQVYPLKRRDNLFVIGKLDLIFPDNPSWIPDLKRGRNVSYAPMLPFTDGVLVRREDLGKGPDNLRILGTPLGFTPYPYMQQIQWGQIAIEESPAYDSLYEKLAMGRVDGAYMNTAIARYYFSRNAKFQQGIIVYDPSLPHASGFWCLSSIKYPKLIERFKTFLNQNQALLDTMKRRYQFTSE